One Cupriavidus necator N-1 DNA window includes the following coding sequences:
- a CDS encoding lipase family protein, which yields MKVGKAKCDDVNVGAASGTADLARAASSGHRKGWRGCRAAFLMVALSIGVVTASSAQIIPQDYFYVPPNPLPPGKPGDVIRTRTITAPLFPNALIQQIMYLSSTASGKPVAVTGVVATPLLRAAGQPLVVMTPGTRGTGDQCAPSRQFGVTSASPDGLDYESGTTQQLLARGISVVLTDYEGQGTPGLTSYLVGRSEGYNGLDALRAAQRLPGAGVPAGAPVGVVGYSQGGQAAGWVAELQPTYAPELNFRGALVGGVPTDMLVEVNHLNGNPTAGAGFGLAALSGLDHAFPELNLDGRLTDFGRQVMQDVRTSCFDKYLTAYGTTSAADVTQPNALSDSQWQQRFKASLLGTKVPGAPAFIYHGTADQVVPFALGQLLFSSWCSRGADVTFKGLIGLEHGTGNFAGPPDGIDWIAQRLAGVAAAHGCFDVTLP from the coding sequence ATGAAAGTAGGCAAAGCGAAGTGCGACGACGTCAACGTCGGAGCGGCATCCGGGACGGCGGACCTAGCAAGGGCGGCGTCTTCCGGGCACCGCAAAGGGTGGCGCGGTTGCAGGGCTGCCTTTCTGATGGTCGCGCTTTCCATTGGCGTCGTCACGGCGTCATCGGCCCAGATCATTCCGCAGGACTACTTCTACGTGCCGCCGAATCCCCTGCCGCCCGGCAAGCCCGGTGACGTGATTCGAACCCGCACGATCACCGCGCCGCTTTTCCCGAATGCGCTCATACAGCAGATCATGTATCTTTCGTCGACCGCCTCGGGCAAGCCGGTTGCCGTGACCGGCGTTGTCGCCACGCCGCTACTCCGCGCGGCCGGTCAGCCCCTCGTGGTCATGACGCCCGGGACACGCGGGACTGGTGATCAATGTGCACCGTCCAGGCAGTTCGGCGTCACGAGCGCTTCGCCCGATGGGCTCGATTACGAATCCGGAACAACCCAGCAATTGCTGGCTCGCGGCATCTCGGTCGTCCTGACCGACTACGAGGGCCAGGGCACACCGGGTCTGACGTCGTACCTGGTCGGCCGGTCCGAGGGATACAACGGCCTCGACGCCTTGCGGGCTGCGCAACGACTGCCCGGCGCGGGCGTGCCCGCGGGCGCGCCCGTCGGTGTCGTCGGCTACTCTCAAGGCGGGCAGGCGGCCGGCTGGGTCGCAGAACTGCAACCAACCTATGCGCCAGAACTGAACTTCCGCGGCGCGCTGGTCGGCGGCGTGCCGACCGACATGCTGGTGGAGGTCAACCACTTGAACGGCAACCCCACCGCGGGAGCCGGATTCGGCCTTGCCGCCCTCTCCGGTCTCGACCATGCGTTCCCCGAATTGAACCTCGATGGGCGTCTCACTGACTTCGGTCGCCAAGTCATGCAAGACGTCCGCACGTCGTGCTTCGACAAATACCTCACAGCGTATGGAACCACATCGGCGGCCGACGTGACGCAACCAAATGCCCTCTCCGACTCCCAATGGCAGCAGCGATTCAAGGCCTCTTTGCTCGGCACCAAGGTTCCGGGAGCACCCGCCTTCATCTATCACGGCACCGCGGACCAGGTCGTTCCGTTCGCGCTGGGACAATTGCTGTTTAGCAGCTGGTGCTCGCGCGGCGCCGACGTGACGTTCAAAGGGCTCATCGGGCTTGAGCACGGAACCGGCAACTTTGCAGGACCGCCGGACGGGATCGACTGGATAGCGCAACGACTGGCCGGCGTCGCTGCAGCGCACGGTTGCTTCGATGTGACGCTGCCCTGA
- a CDS encoding acetyl-CoA C-acyltransferase: protein MTTKDPIVIASAARTPIGGFQGALSSLGAPDLGGAAIRAAVERSGIANDAVQEVLMGCVLPAGVGQAPARQASINGGLPLSAACTTVSKVCGSGMKAVMLAHDLLAAGTNDMMVAGGMESMSNAPYLLPKARSGYRLGHGTMLDHMFFDGLEDRYSPETRGRLMGTFAEDCAGAYQFSREAQDEWAVLSTQRAQAAIRDGSFAWETASIPIVDRKGATSVVADDEQPLKANVDKIASLKPAFRKDGTVTAANSSSISDGAAALVLTKASIAESLGLSPIARVVGHATHAQAPAKFATAPVGAIGKLLNCIGWDTDSVDLWEINEAFAVVTMAAIRDLSLDLARVNFHGGACALGHPIGASGARILVTLLGALRKTRGRRGVASLCIGGGEATAMAVEML from the coding sequence ATGACCACGAAAGACCCGATCGTCATTGCCTCGGCTGCCCGGACTCCCATTGGTGGATTCCAGGGCGCGCTGTCCAGCCTGGGCGCCCCGGATTTGGGCGGCGCTGCCATCCGGGCGGCAGTCGAACGTTCAGGCATTGCGAACGATGCAGTGCAGGAAGTGTTGATGGGATGCGTACTGCCTGCAGGCGTTGGCCAGGCGCCCGCTCGCCAGGCAAGCATTAATGGTGGGCTGCCGCTCTCGGCGGCCTGCACCACCGTCAGCAAAGTGTGCGGCTCCGGCATGAAGGCAGTGATGCTGGCGCACGACCTGCTCGCTGCTGGCACCAACGACATGATGGTGGCGGGCGGTATGGAATCGATGTCCAACGCCCCCTATCTCCTACCCAAGGCGCGCAGCGGTTACCGGCTGGGACACGGCACCATGCTCGACCACATGTTCTTTGACGGCCTCGAAGACCGTTACAGTCCCGAGACAAGGGGCCGGCTCATGGGGACCTTCGCCGAGGACTGTGCAGGGGCGTACCAATTTTCTCGTGAAGCGCAAGACGAATGGGCGGTTCTTTCCACGCAGCGTGCCCAGGCGGCAATCCGGGATGGGAGCTTCGCGTGGGAGACCGCTTCGATACCGATCGTGGACCGGAAGGGCGCGACGTCCGTCGTTGCCGATGATGAGCAACCTCTCAAGGCAAATGTCGATAAAATTGCGTCGCTGAAGCCCGCCTTCAGAAAGGATGGCACTGTCACCGCGGCCAACTCCAGTTCGATTTCGGACGGTGCCGCAGCGTTGGTGCTGACGAAGGCCTCCATCGCTGAGAGCCTTGGCTTGAGCCCGATCGCCCGCGTGGTTGGCCATGCCACTCATGCACAGGCTCCGGCGAAGTTTGCCACCGCTCCCGTCGGTGCCATAGGGAAGCTGCTGAATTGCATTGGCTGGGACACGGATTCTGTCGATCTCTGGGAAATCAACGAGGCCTTTGCCGTGGTCACGATGGCTGCCATCCGGGACCTGTCCCTCGACCTCGCTCGCGTCAACTTTCACGGCGGCGCCTGTGCGCTCGGGCATCCGATTGGCGCTTCGGGTGCTCGGATTCTGGTGACGCTCCTTGGTGCGCTGCGCAAGACCAGGGGCCGCCGCGGCGTCGCAAGCCTGTGTATCGGGGGTGGTGAAGCAACCGCGATGGCGGTGGAGATGCTGTAG
- a CDS encoding TetR/AcrR family transcriptional regulator, whose amino-acid sequence MHDLLTSPRVRLRRRGADKHPLILKAARTLIAQSGFREAQMTAIAEAAGLAIGTLYRYFPSKTELLVEVVKFTAQREVDVVAGIAMRDGTACDRLGIAAWTFASRALRGRRLAHALVAEPVEPEVEAARLTYHRALSRVFRTIIEQGIAAGEFPEQDSTASADCIVGCLFEGLVAPLSSEAALAGVPMQSQATSIITFCLRGVAGTSVTFVPPA is encoded by the coding sequence ATGCATGATCTACTGACTTCTCCCAGGGTACGCCTTCGTCGACGGGGCGCCGACAAGCATCCCCTTATCCTGAAGGCCGCACGCACCCTCATCGCGCAGTCGGGGTTCAGGGAGGCCCAGATGACGGCGATCGCGGAGGCGGCTGGCCTAGCGATTGGGACGCTGTATCGGTATTTCCCGTCTAAGACCGAACTGCTTGTCGAGGTCGTCAAATTCACGGCACAGCGGGAAGTTGATGTCGTGGCCGGCATCGCCATGCGAGACGGCACCGCTTGCGACCGGCTGGGCATTGCAGCGTGGACTTTCGCGAGCCGGGCCTTGCGTGGCCGGCGGCTGGCGCACGCGTTGGTGGCCGAACCGGTTGAACCGGAGGTCGAGGCAGCGAGGCTGACCTATCACCGTGCGCTCTCGCGGGTGTTTCGCACCATCATTGAACAGGGCATTGCTGCAGGCGAGTTTCCCGAACAGGATTCGACTGCCTCGGCAGACTGTATCGTCGGGTGCCTTTTCGAGGGCCTCGTCGCTCCCTTGAGCAGCGAAGCAGCGTTGGCGGGCGTCCCAATGCAGAGTCAGGCCACGTCCATTATTACTTTCTGCCTGCGTGGCGTCGCAGGAACCTCCGTCACGTTCGTTCCACCGGCGTGA
- a CDS encoding PaaI family thioesterase, translating into MENNQESLVWISQQSDAKQRIRKGGGAPGLARIDQVAGKSGLEILEAMMSGQLPYPPMNETMNMTLLEVDNGRAVFQGIPLRQHYNPLGTVHGGWFATLLDSALGCSVQTMLPARRSYTTAELSINIVRAASHKTGPLRGVATVVHSGRQIATAEARVEDAKGKLYAHATTTCFVFDVPAA; encoded by the coding sequence ATGGAAAACAATCAAGAATCACTTGTTTGGATAAGCCAGCAGTCAGACGCAAAGCAGCGCATACGTAAAGGCGGTGGAGCGCCTGGCCTCGCCCGAATCGATCAGGTCGCCGGCAAGAGCGGGCTAGAGATTCTCGAGGCCATGATGTCTGGCCAATTGCCATATCCACCCATGAACGAAACCATGAACATGACGTTGCTGGAAGTGGACAACGGCCGCGCCGTGTTTCAAGGCATCCCGCTGCGGCAGCATTACAACCCACTGGGGACGGTGCACGGGGGCTGGTTTGCCACGCTTCTGGACTCAGCGCTTGGCTGCTCAGTGCAAACTATGCTGCCAGCCCGGCGTTCCTACACGACGGCCGAACTTAGCATCAATATTGTGCGGGCGGCTTCTCACAAGACCGGTCCGTTGCGCGGGGTCGCCACGGTTGTCCACTCGGGTCGTCAGATAGCGACTGCGGAGGCGCGTGTCGAAGATGCGAAAGGCAAGCTCTACGCTCATGCGACCACCACCTGCTTTGTCTTCGATGTGCCAGCGGCTTGA
- a CDS encoding Crp/Fnr family transcriptional regulator produces the protein MRTISYAEASSAVHVHTLYGSTRSRHRTLEDFLQASSWFAILTDEEKARVKIETFERYCAAGGMACHRGDPADHWLGVIEGIIKVDTASACGRAVTFAGVPAGSWFGEGAVLKSEMRPYSVVAIKDSRIAYVPRETFLWLLGRNHGFSRYVIDQLNARCGYYVGLVHNFRLHEAAARVAFCVAELFHRQLYPATERTLALSQEELGRLSGLSRQNTNRALRELAKAGMIEMEYGAIVVIDLDGLRRYAHIGD, from the coding sequence ATGCGGACGATTTCCTACGCTGAAGCAAGCAGCGCGGTCCATGTCCACACGCTCTACGGCTCGACGCGGTCACGCCATCGCACGCTTGAGGACTTCCTGCAGGCGTCAAGCTGGTTCGCCATATTGACCGACGAAGAGAAGGCGCGCGTCAAAATCGAGACGTTCGAGCGTTACTGCGCCGCGGGTGGCATGGCATGTCATCGAGGCGATCCGGCCGATCACTGGCTGGGCGTGATCGAAGGCATCATCAAGGTAGACACGGCCTCGGCTTGCGGCCGCGCCGTGACCTTTGCCGGTGTGCCGGCTGGTTCCTGGTTTGGCGAAGGGGCAGTGCTGAAGTCGGAGATGCGGCCGTATTCGGTGGTGGCAATCAAGGACAGTCGCATTGCCTATGTGCCGCGCGAGACTTTCCTATGGCTGCTTGGGCGCAATCATGGCTTCAGCCGCTATGTCATTGACCAGCTCAATGCACGCTGCGGTTACTACGTCGGGCTGGTGCATAACTTCCGGCTCCACGAGGCCGCCGCCCGCGTCGCTTTCTGTGTGGCCGAGTTGTTCCATCGGCAGCTCTATCCTGCCACGGAGCGCACCCTCGCGCTGTCGCAGGAAGAGCTAGGCAGGCTATCCGGTCTTTCCCGCCAGAACACCAATCGCGCACTCCGTGAGTTGGCTAAAGCGGGCATGATCGAGATGGAATATGGTGCCATTGTGGTGATTGACCTGGATGGACTGCGCCGGTACGCGCATATTGGTGACTAG
- a CDS encoding AMP-binding protein, producing the protein MEILSPLAELGERVSELIDHYADSSASLAWMLCDRHDPASVAYDIVDANLRVERLTYGELRVQSEAFAAGLLDLGVRSGDRVATLAGKSLEYLVALLGIWRIGAVHVPLFTAFAPPAVALRLEGSGARVVVCDASQRSKLSSSEDGEPAPRYDIVVISDDELSLEEPALHRYQDVLKAGHRVSPAALGGDAPFIHIYTSGTTGKPKGVVVPSRAIAAFHAYVEFGIGLRADDVYWCAADPGWAYGLYFGVVGSLCTGVQSVFQKGGFDPALTYDVLRQCGVTNFAAAPTVFRSLMCADVTAPAGLHLRSASSAGEPLTPDVNEWAAQALGVSVYDHYGQTEAGMLINNHHDPRLVRPIQSGCMGISMPGWKAVVLDRTEDVEVPPGTVGRIAFKLADSPLAWFAGYDGLPEKSAEKFSRDGQYYLSGDLARADETGAFFFSSREDDVIIMAGYRIGPFEVESVLTAHPAVAECAVIAVPDKVRGEVIEAYVVLRPGFEATDEAAVELQQWVKTRYAAHAYPRRVTFISELPKTPSGKVQRFVLREARKNADLDGKGDEKH; encoded by the coding sequence GTGGAAATCCTTTCCCCTTTAGCCGAGTTGGGCGAGCGCGTCAGCGAGCTCATCGATCACTATGCCGATTCTTCGGCGAGCCTGGCGTGGATGTTGTGCGACCGGCATGATCCGGCCAGTGTTGCCTACGATATCGTCGATGCGAATCTCAGGGTCGAGCGGCTGACATACGGTGAGCTGAGAGTCCAATCCGAAGCCTTTGCCGCCGGCCTGCTCGACCTGGGTGTCAGATCCGGCGATCGTGTGGCGACGCTTGCGGGCAAAAGCTTGGAATACCTCGTCGCGCTGCTTGGCATATGGCGGATCGGTGCCGTGCACGTGCCGCTGTTCACCGCGTTTGCGCCACCGGCGGTCGCGCTGCGCCTGGAGGGCAGTGGGGCGAGGGTCGTGGTCTGCGATGCCTCACAACGCAGCAAGCTTTCTTCTTCCGAGGACGGGGAGCCGGCGCCGAGGTACGACATTGTGGTGATAAGCGATGATGAGCTTAGCCTCGAAGAGCCCGCGCTGCATCGATATCAAGACGTTCTGAAGGCCGGTCATCGCGTAAGTCCCGCTGCGCTCGGCGGCGATGCCCCCTTCATTCACATTTATACCTCCGGAACCACAGGCAAGCCGAAGGGCGTGGTTGTGCCGTCGCGGGCGATTGCAGCCTTTCACGCCTATGTCGAATTCGGCATCGGCCTGCGCGCTGATGATGTCTACTGGTGTGCCGCCGATCCTGGCTGGGCTTACGGTCTGTACTTCGGCGTGGTGGGGTCTCTGTGCACCGGGGTCCAGAGCGTCTTTCAGAAGGGGGGCTTCGATCCTGCCCTTACCTACGACGTCCTGCGTCAGTGTGGCGTCACAAATTTCGCGGCGGCCCCTACCGTCTTTCGATCGCTGATGTGCGCTGACGTGACGGCGCCTGCTGGCCTGCACCTACGCTCGGCATCGAGCGCAGGCGAGCCGTTGACCCCCGATGTCAACGAGTGGGCCGCGCAGGCGCTCGGCGTCAGTGTCTACGATCACTATGGTCAGACCGAAGCGGGGATGTTGATCAATAACCATCATGACCCCCGCCTCGTGCGCCCCATACAATCTGGCTGCATGGGAATTTCGATGCCTGGCTGGAAGGCTGTGGTGCTGGATCGGACCGAAGACGTCGAGGTGCCCCCTGGTACGGTCGGGCGCATCGCTTTCAAGTTAGCAGACAGCCCGCTTGCCTGGTTCGCGGGGTACGACGGCTTGCCGGAAAAGAGTGCCGAGAAGTTTTCCAGAGACGGCCAGTACTATCTTTCCGGGGATCTAGCGCGGGCCGATGAGACCGGGGCCTTCTTCTTCTCATCGCGCGAAGATGACGTGATCATCATGGCTGGCTATCGGATAGGTCCGTTCGAAGTGGAATCCGTGCTCACGGCCCACCCTGCAGTCGCAGAATGTGCGGTCATCGCAGTTCCGGACAAGGTGAGGGGAGAGGTGATCGAAGCGTATGTCGTGCTACGTCCTGGCTTTGAGGCGACTGACGAAGCGGCTGTGGAACTCCAGCAATGGGTGAAGACCCGATACGCCGCACACGCCTACCCGAGGCGCGTCACGTTCATCTCGGAGCTACCGAAAACACCGAGCGGCAAGGTTCAACGGTTTGTGTTGCGCGAGGCGCGAAAAAACGCGGACTTGGACGGCAAGGGCGATGAAAAGCACTAG